From Wolbachia endosymbiont (group A) of Longitarsus flavicornis, the proteins below share one genomic window:
- a CDS encoding phosphatidylglycerophosphatase gives MGIFFKFLGKMLGKVFPAKTVSSLLGIGYLPSWQNYWSSFLILFIVDVILILTYGGEYLLYKMPDSGIVVAAVFTKLAIVMLVMQLIGIFIFHAQDPSANSGEEIVIQIASGQVLTVALSMPAMMSIYYAVSKLYGSICKQMFQCPFWFNDFMHFFFFLMIPYVFFNVVEAIKPWPISSIQLSYNNAMSITFEGIFHTFYAVILLYLIAFIFCDLTMHDAIVLNKSIIQYVRESSAVLGDYLHDTVKKIGIE, from the coding sequence ATGGGGATTTTTTTTAAATTTTTGGGGAAGATGCTAGGCAAGGTTTTTCCTGCTAAAACAGTAAGCTCTCTTTTAGGAATAGGATATTTACCAAGTTGGCAGAACTATTGGTCTTCTTTTTTAATATTATTTATTGTCGATGTTATATTAATTCTTACATATGGAGGAGAATACTTACTATATAAAATGCCAGACTCAGGAATAGTTGTAGCTGCTGTTTTTACAAAATTGGCAATAGTTATGTTAGTAATGCAATTAATTGGAATATTTATTTTTCACGCTCAAGACCCTTCAGCAAACAGTGGTGAAGAAATAGTAATACAAATAGCGTCAGGGCAAGTACTGACTGTAGCACTTTCAATGCCGGCAATGATGTCGATTTATTATGCTGTAAGTAAACTCTATGGGAGTATATGTAAGCAGATGTTTCAATGCCCATTTTGGTTTAATGATTTTATGCACTTTTTCTTTTTTCTTATGATACCTTATGTGTTTTTTAATGTTGTAGAAGCAATAAAACCATGGCCAATAAGTTCAATACAGCTCAGCTATAATAATGCAATGTCAATTACATTTGAGGGGATTTTTCATACATTTTATGCGGTGATTTTACTGTATTTAATAGCATTTATATTCTGCGATTTAACTATGCATGATGCAATTGTCCTAAATAAAAGCATAATTCAGTATGTGAGGGAAAGTTCAGCAGTTTTAGGTGATTATTTACATGATACTGTTAAAAAAATAGGTATTGAATAG
- the hemB gene encoding porphobilinogen synthase, with amino-acid sequence MFNFPNTRLRRRRSSKWVRNLTSENSLSVNDLVLPLFVHDREETTEPISGLPGVKCYSIDGLVSIVKEAKDLGINAVAIFPVVDSKLKSENAEEAYNSDNLICRAICAVKLKVPEIGIIADVALDPYTIHGHDGILKSNQVDVENDETVSILCKQALALAASGCDIVAPSDMMDGRIGRIRKSLDDNNFQDVLILSYAVKYCSSFYAPFRQVVGSCRLSHSIDKSGYQMDYKNAREAMCEIEMDINEGADFIMIKPGMPYLDIIKTASDKFNFPIFAYQVSGEYAMIKAAANNSWLDYDKVIYESLIGFKRAGASAIFTYAALDIAKNLSA; translated from the coding sequence ATGTTTAATTTTCCAAATACACGGTTAAGGCGCAGGCGCTCGAGCAAATGGGTTCGCAATTTAACAAGTGAAAATAGTTTATCAGTAAATGATCTGGTTCTTCCTCTGTTTGTTCATGACAGAGAAGAAACAACTGAACCAATTTCTGGCTTACCAGGTGTAAAGTGTTATTCAATAGATGGGTTAGTGTCTATAGTTAAGGAAGCTAAAGATTTAGGAATTAATGCTGTTGCAATTTTTCCTGTAGTTGATAGTAAATTAAAATCTGAAAACGCTGAGGAAGCATATAATTCTGACAACTTAATCTGCAGAGCAATTTGTGCTGTAAAATTAAAGGTACCTGAAATTGGTATTATTGCAGACGTTGCATTGGATCCATACACTATTCACGGCCATGACGGCATTTTAAAAAGCAATCAGGTGGATGTAGAAAACGATGAAACCGTGTCGATATTATGTAAGCAAGCACTTGCTTTAGCAGCATCAGGATGTGATATAGTTGCTCCTTCTGATATGATGGATGGTAGAATAGGAAGAATCAGAAAATCATTAGATGATAACAACTTTCAAGACGTATTAATATTATCTTATGCAGTGAAATATTGCTCTAGCTTCTATGCTCCATTCAGGCAAGTCGTTGGTTCATGTAGGCTATCACATTCTATAGACAAAAGTGGTTATCAAATGGATTATAAAAATGCGCGCGAAGCAATGTGCGAAATTGAAATGGATATAAATGAAGGTGCAGACTTTATTATGATTAAACCAGGTATGCCATATTTAGATATTATCAAAACAGCAAGTGATAAGTTTAATTTTCCGATTTTTGCTTACCAAGTAAGCGGTGAGTACGCAATGATAAAAGCTGCTGCAAATAATAGCTGGCTAGATTATGACAAGGTGATTTATGAGTCTTTGATTGGTTTCAAACGTGCGGGTGCAAGTGCAATATTCACTTACGCTGCACTTGATATTGCAAAAAATTTAAGTGCATAA
- the nuoH gene encoding NADH-quinone oxidoreductase subunit NuoH yields the protein MNTLVNILFILVPLLLSVAYLTYFERKVLAAIQLRHGPSVVGPFGLLQPFADAIKLLIKEPIIPFRASTILFIMAPMLTFILALIAWAVIPFGAEVIVENGQQVVIPKVIANINVGVLYVLAISSLGVYGVIIAGWSSNSNYAFLGAIRSAAQMISYEVSIGLIVATVVITTGTLNLGEMVVAKHNMPFWVDLLLMPIGIIFFISLLAETNRHPFDLPEAEAELVSGYNVEYSSMPFALFFLGEYANMILASAMMTIFFLGGWYPPLELGLLYKIPGLIWFVLKIIILLFVFIWIRATIPRYRYDQLMRLGWKVFLPISVLWVILVSGVLLFTGNLPGSNV from the coding sequence ATGAACACGCTAGTTAATATTTTATTTATTTTAGTACCGCTACTACTTTCAGTTGCATATTTGACATACTTTGAGCGTAAGGTCCTTGCTGCAATTCAACTGAGGCACGGCCCAAGTGTAGTTGGACCTTTTGGGCTATTGCAGCCATTTGCAGATGCTATTAAGCTTCTGATTAAGGAGCCGATAATACCATTTAGAGCGAGCACCATACTGTTCATTATGGCTCCAATGCTTACCTTTATCTTGGCATTAATTGCCTGGGCAGTTATACCGTTTGGTGCTGAAGTAATTGTAGAAAATGGCCAGCAAGTAGTTATTCCTAAGGTTATAGCAAATATTAATGTTGGAGTGCTTTATGTGCTAGCTATATCGTCGCTGGGAGTATACGGCGTGATTATTGCAGGCTGGTCAAGCAATTCTAATTATGCATTTCTTGGCGCTATACGGTCGGCTGCTCAGATGATTTCGTATGAAGTTTCAATAGGCTTAATAGTTGCTACAGTCGTTATTACCACTGGAACATTAAATCTTGGAGAGATGGTGGTAGCGAAACACAATATGCCATTTTGGGTTGATTTACTACTAATGCCTATAGGAATAATATTTTTTATTTCTTTGCTTGCAGAAACTAATCGTCACCCATTTGATTTACCAGAAGCTGAAGCAGAGCTTGTCTCTGGATATAACGTTGAATATTCATCCATGCCTTTTGCCCTCTTTTTTCTTGGAGAATATGCAAATATGATTTTAGCAAGTGCTATGATGACAATATTCTTTCTGGGGGGATGGTATCCTCCGTTAGAACTTGGTTTGCTTTATAAAATTCCAGGTTTAATTTGGTTCGTTTTGAAGATAATTATACTTTTATTCGTATTTATTTGGATTAGAGCAACAATACCTCGTTACCGATATGATCAGCTAATGCGCCTTGGTTGGAAAGTGTTTCTGCCAATATCGGTGCTTTGGGTGATCCTCGTTTCAGGGGTGTTGCTCTTTACTGGAAATTTGCCAGGATCCAATGTTTAA
- the nuoG gene encoding NADH-quinone oxidoreductase subunit NuoG, producing MVKVTINSKECEVEHGLTIIQACEVVGIEIPRFCYHERLAIAGNCRMCLVEVEGGPPKPVASCAMPVAEGMVIHTDTPKVKKAREGVLEFLLINHPLDCPICDQGGECDLQDITMAYGKGTSRLDEHKRAVPKKHFGPLIETAMNRCIHCTRCVRFLSDVAGTNELGGIGRGENVEISTYIKRHISSELSGNIIDLCPVGALTSKPYSFTARPWELSHCETIDVLDAVGSAIRVDYRGPEVMRILPRLSEEVNEEWISDKTRFAYDGLKVQRLDRPYIKKDGKLAPVDWNEALTVAAKKLKNTKSNKIAAIAGDLADCESMLLLKEMMQKLGSGNIDCRQDGAKLIPNNRGSYVFNTTIEGIENADLCLLINTNPRIEAPIINVRLRKRYLQGNFPIASVGPNIEYLYHVEKLGNNSGILSEIANGNHKFCELLVAAQNPMLIIGQDALIRDDSESVLALAGKIAEKFNMVRDDWNGFNVLHKAAARVGGLDIGFVPKKGERDINQILEHAESGEIEVVYLLGADEIDTSKLENTFVIYQGHHGDKGAHVADVILPGAAYTEKYATYVNTEGRVQRTNLAVFPPGEAKEDWLIIKNLSQYLDLSLPYDSLFDVRKKLDTIGPQFRNADQVVKNTWVPISNGKINLSNTPFTLKECNFYMTDSISRASKIMADCTKAFYEHAS from the coding sequence GTGGTTAAAGTTACTATTAATTCTAAGGAATGTGAAGTAGAGCATGGGCTCACTATAATTCAAGCTTGTGAAGTTGTGGGCATTGAAATTCCACGTTTTTGTTATCATGAGCGTTTAGCAATTGCTGGTAACTGCAGAATGTGTTTGGTTGAAGTGGAGGGTGGACCTCCAAAACCAGTAGCCTCTTGTGCAATGCCAGTTGCAGAAGGGATGGTTATTCACACTGATACCCCTAAGGTTAAAAAAGCACGTGAAGGTGTGCTTGAGTTTTTGCTAATTAACCACCCGCTTGATTGCCCAATTTGCGATCAGGGTGGTGAATGCGATTTGCAAGATATCACGATGGCTTATGGGAAAGGAACCAGCAGACTTGATGAGCATAAGAGGGCTGTGCCAAAAAAACACTTCGGACCACTGATTGAGACCGCGATGAATCGATGCATTCATTGCACTCGGTGTGTTAGATTTTTGTCTGATGTTGCAGGTACAAATGAACTTGGAGGAATCGGAAGGGGAGAAAATGTAGAGATTAGCACTTACATAAAAAGGCATATTAGTTCTGAATTATCTGGAAATATCATAGATCTCTGCCCGGTAGGAGCTTTAACTTCAAAGCCTTACTCCTTTACAGCGCGTCCATGGGAGCTATCACATTGTGAGACTATAGATGTGCTAGATGCTGTGGGTAGCGCAATTAGAGTTGATTATCGTGGCCCGGAGGTTATGAGGATATTACCAAGGCTGAGCGAAGAGGTAAATGAAGAATGGATATCAGATAAAACCCGCTTTGCCTATGATGGACTAAAAGTTCAACGTCTTGATCGACCTTATATAAAAAAAGATGGTAAATTAGCCCCAGTTGATTGGAATGAGGCATTAACTGTTGCTGCAAAGAAATTAAAGAATACAAAATCAAATAAAATAGCTGCAATTGCAGGTGATTTAGCAGATTGTGAGTCTATGCTTCTACTTAAAGAAATGATGCAGAAGCTCGGCTCGGGAAATATAGATTGCAGGCAGGATGGTGCAAAACTTATACCAAATAATCGTGGATCGTATGTGTTCAATACCACTATTGAAGGTATAGAGAATGCGGATTTGTGTCTGCTTATAAATACAAACCCAAGGATAGAAGCACCGATCATTAACGTAAGATTGAGAAAGAGATATTTACAGGGCAACTTTCCTATTGCAAGTGTTGGTCCTAACATTGAATATTTATATCATGTTGAGAAATTGGGCAATAATTCTGGTATTTTGAGTGAAATAGCAAATGGAAATCATAAGTTCTGTGAGCTGCTGGTAGCTGCTCAAAACCCTATGCTGATTATCGGTCAAGATGCATTAATAAGAGATGATTCTGAATCAGTTTTAGCTCTAGCTGGCAAAATTGCAGAAAAATTTAATATGGTAAGAGATGACTGGAATGGCTTTAATGTGCTGCATAAAGCTGCAGCAAGAGTTGGTGGGCTAGATATTGGGTTTGTTCCTAAAAAAGGTGAAAGGGATATTAATCAAATATTGGAACATGCAGAAAGTGGTGAAATAGAAGTTGTTTATCTTCTTGGTGCAGACGAAATTGACACATCAAAGTTAGAAAACACATTTGTAATTTATCAAGGTCATCACGGTGATAAGGGTGCACATGTGGCAGATGTTATCTTGCCTGGTGCTGCATATACAGAAAAATATGCAACTTATGTAAACACTGAAGGTCGAGTGCAAAGAACAAATTTAGCTGTATTTCCTCCAGGTGAAGCAAAGGAGGATTGGTTAATTATTAAAAATCTCTCGCAATATTTGGATCTTTCCTTACCATATGATAGTTTATTTGACGTAAGAAAAAAATTAGATACTATCGGTCCACAGTTTAGAAATGCTGATCAAGTGGTAAAAAACACATGGGTACCAATCAGCAATGGTAAAATAAATTTAAGTAATACACCTTTTACTTTAAAGGAGTGTAATTTTTATATGACGGATTCAATAAGTCGCGCTTCAAAAATAATGGCAGATTGTACTAAAGCTTTTTATGAACACGCTAGTTAA
- a CDS encoding leucyl aminopeptidase — MYSLQLFATEMPAMKITISKISPDFKTIVTGLFEDNETVNDGGVLQGKQVIDNIKQFSDFNGSFGEFFSTALPEEKNVIVVGLGKKDEWNENKELNIGGKIYCELSRLKIKKAAVLIEGSAANVAYGAFLRSFKFDKYKTKKDEKITEVEEITVLVKDKQLSNAERSFEHLRQEGESIFLARSFITEPPNILYPESYADHIKKELTKLGLEIEVLDKKQMEEKKMGALLGVAQGSSKEPKLVVIKWSGTSKEQKPIAFVGKGITFDTGGVSLKPSRGMESMKYDMAGSAAVVGVMHALAGRKAKVNAIGVVALAENAVGGNAQRPSDVVTSMSGQTIEVLNTDAEGRLILADALWYTQDRFSPKFMIDLATLTGAIVVALGNNEYAGLFSNNDELASRLIDAGNEVNEKLWRFPMNETYDKIIDSPIADVQNIAPAGSGGDSIMAAQFLQRFVNETCWAHLDIAGTAWHEKGTDICPRGAVGFGVRLLNKLVKKYYEAND; from the coding sequence ATGTACAGTTTACAATTATTTGCAACGGAGATGCCAGCAATGAAAATAACAATTTCTAAAATTTCGCCCGATTTTAAAACAATAGTAACGGGTTTATTTGAGGACAACGAAACCGTAAATGATGGCGGAGTTTTGCAAGGAAAACAGGTCATAGATAATATAAAGCAATTTAGCGATTTCAATGGAAGTTTTGGTGAATTTTTCTCTACTGCTTTGCCAGAAGAAAAAAATGTCATAGTTGTCGGACTTGGTAAGAAGGATGAATGGAATGAAAATAAAGAATTAAATATTGGTGGTAAAATATATTGTGAGCTAAGCAGATTAAAAATTAAAAAAGCAGCGGTTTTAATCGAAGGTAGTGCAGCAAATGTTGCATATGGTGCGTTTCTGCGTAGTTTTAAGTTTGATAAGTATAAAACTAAAAAGGATGAGAAAATTACAGAGGTAGAGGAGATTACCGTATTAGTAAAAGATAAGCAATTAAGTAATGCTGAAAGATCATTTGAGCACTTAAGGCAAGAAGGTGAGAGTATATTTCTTGCGCGCTCTTTTATAACAGAGCCTCCTAACATTCTATATCCAGAATCCTATGCTGATCATATAAAAAAAGAACTTACTAAGCTTGGCCTTGAAATTGAAGTGCTTGATAAAAAGCAGATGGAAGAGAAAAAAATGGGAGCCTTGCTTGGAGTGGCACAAGGAAGTAGTAAAGAACCAAAATTAGTAGTGATAAAATGGAGTGGGACTTCTAAAGAACAAAAGCCAATAGCTTTTGTTGGTAAAGGTATAACGTTTGACACTGGTGGAGTATCACTCAAACCTTCACGTGGTATGGAGTCGATGAAATATGACATGGCAGGCTCTGCTGCTGTGGTTGGGGTGATGCATGCTTTAGCAGGACGAAAAGCAAAAGTAAATGCAATTGGCGTGGTCGCACTTGCAGAAAATGCAGTGGGTGGTAATGCTCAAAGACCAAGTGATGTAGTAACTTCAATGTCTGGACAGACAATAGAAGTGTTGAACACCGATGCAGAAGGAAGATTAATACTTGCAGATGCTTTATGGTATACGCAAGACAGATTCTCACCAAAATTTATGATTGATCTTGCAACTTTAACTGGTGCTATAGTGGTTGCACTTGGAAATAACGAATATGCTGGTCTTTTTTCAAATAATGATGAATTAGCAAGCCGTCTGATTGATGCAGGAAATGAAGTAAATGAGAAGTTATGGCGTTTTCCTATGAATGAAACTTATGACAAAATTATTGATTCACCGATTGCTGATGTTCAAAACATCGCTCCTGCAGGCTCTGGTGGAGATAGCATAATGGCTGCACAGTTTTTACAGCGTTTTGTGAATGAAACTTGCTGGGCACATTTAGATATCGCAGGCACTGCTTGGCACGAGAAAGGTACTGACATTTGTCCAAGAGGAGCAGTAGGTTTTGGTGTAAGGTTACTTAATAAGTTGGTTAAAAAGTACTACGAAGCCAATGATTAA
- a CDS encoding protocatechuate 3,4-dioxygenase — MNVKNILLALLVQMIFSLPLFAADPVLLNCIETPEIYDLDARPKNFNSSNNLRRKPGSPNSATGELIHIVGRITDINCLPIQNAVVSIWHANSRGVNHYDKNIEDDPNFAGSGRFVVNNLGYYNFITIAPGKIGDRAPHINFLVQHPDFPEFTTQMFFVDHNCDNCADPVLGDFVSNGLASLLVTPFTYSDQVIKTYTFNITLGGYNKFSNKR; from the coding sequence ATGAATGTGAAAAATATCTTGTTAGCACTTTTAGTACAAATGATATTCAGTTTGCCGCTATTTGCAGCTGATCCTGTTTTGCTTAACTGCATTGAAACTCCAGAGATTTATGATCTTGATGCAAGGCCAAAAAATTTTAACTCTTCAAACAATTTAAGAAGAAAACCTGGTTCTCCAAATAGTGCAACAGGAGAATTAATACACATAGTGGGTAGAATTACTGATATAAACTGTTTACCAATACAAAATGCTGTAGTTTCTATATGGCACGCAAATTCACGCGGCGTGAACCATTACGATAAGAATATAGAGGATGATCCGAATTTTGCTGGATCAGGAAGGTTTGTAGTGAATAATCTTGGCTATTATAATTTTATTACGATAGCACCTGGTAAAATTGGTGATAGAGCTCCACATATCAACTTTCTAGTTCAACATCCGGATTTTCCGGAATTCACAACGCAAATGTTTTTTGTTGACCATAATTGCGATAATTGTGCTGATCCTGTTCTTGGAGATTTTGTTAGTAATGGGCTTGCAAGCCTTCTCGTAACACCATTTACTTACAGTGATCAGGTCATAAAAACCTATACGTTTAACATTACCTTGGGCGGATATAATAAGTTCTCTAATAAAAGATAA